In Sphingopyxis sp. CCNWLW2, a single window of DNA contains:
- a CDS encoding extensin-like domain-containing protein produces the protein MKTLRPYLIWFAVAVLLTLGAILGMQWVRDHPEHIPGTPFELAHPQGWATNRKLVALAGDDTACFAALDRAGAGYLRRPAIGTGACRASQRMILTGDRFVPTMRPANVAPGCAVTAAMALWNRDVVQPLARKHFGQKVVELENLGSYNCRKIAGQPNQSQHSTANAIDISAFVLADGTRISLINDWAPGDKRSEFLHEVRNESCGLFSTILSPDYNRAHADHFHIDMAARTAGWTVCR, from the coding sequence ATGAAGACTCTCCGCCCCTATCTGATCTGGTTCGCCGTCGCGGTGCTGCTGACCCTCGGCGCGATCCTCGGCATGCAGTGGGTGCGCGATCATCCCGAGCATATCCCCGGCACGCCCTTCGAACTGGCGCATCCGCAGGGCTGGGCGACGAACCGCAAGCTGGTGGCGCTGGCAGGTGACGATACCGCCTGCTTCGCCGCCTTAGACCGCGCCGGCGCCGGCTACCTCCGACGCCCGGCGATCGGCACCGGCGCGTGCCGCGCGAGCCAGCGCATGATCCTGACCGGCGACCGTTTCGTGCCGACGATGCGCCCCGCGAATGTCGCGCCGGGCTGCGCGGTGACCGCGGCGATGGCGCTATGGAACCGCGACGTCGTCCAGCCGCTCGCGCGCAAGCATTTCGGGCAAAAGGTGGTCGAGCTCGAAAATCTCGGCAGCTATAATTGCCGCAAGATCGCAGGGCAGCCAAACCAGAGCCAGCATTCGACCGCCAATGCGATCGACATTTCGGCCTTCGTCCTCGCCGACGGCACGCGCATCTCGCTGATCAACGACTGGGCGCCGGGCGACAAGCGCAGCGAGTTCCTGCACGAGGTCCGCAACGAAAGCTGCGGCCTGTTCAGCACCATCCTGTCGCCCGACTATAATCGCGCGCACGCCGACCATTTCCATATCGACATGGCGGCGCGGACGGCGGGCTGGACCGTCTGCCGCTAG
- a CDS encoding tryptophan halogenase family protein yields the protein MAKRSILIVGGGTAGWLTAAYLARFFDLPRNPRLSITLLASDEIGSIGVGEGAFPTIRNTLQFIGIDESAFVRATSATFKQGIRFDDWVRTPAEGRSRHYLHPFEAPYHGDGYSLVSYWLLQNEATRRPFAEAMTIQNRVAEAQRAPKRPGEGEFTGPLNYAYHFDAARLAEVLSAEARAMGVEHLRGTLTGVGLDPETGAIDHVVTAEHGTLAADLYIDCSGFRAELIGGALQSPFKGVRDQLFTDRALACKLPYDRPDVPIESYTIAAAHEAGWTWDIGLAGARGIGCVYSSDHLSDERAADILAAYTGGRSHDVNVRSIPFEAGYRPASWIKNCVAVGLSGGFLEPLESTGLVMIETAAAMIAEMFPLAGPVGAPARRFNELMAARYDNTINFLKLHYCLSQRKEAFWRDNGDPASIPDRLRELLEEWRYRPPGRFDFILDLESFAFFNYQYILYGMEYRTDLSPVREEFPDTAAAERIFARIKSFGDRAASELPAHRAMIDQINAGAVTA from the coding sequence GTGGCAAAACGCTCGATCCTGATCGTCGGCGGCGGCACCGCGGGATGGCTCACCGCCGCCTACCTCGCGCGCTTTTTCGACCTGCCGCGCAATCCGCGGCTGTCGATCACCTTGCTGGCGTCGGACGAGATCGGCAGCATCGGGGTCGGCGAAGGTGCCTTTCCGACGATCCGCAACACGCTGCAATTCATCGGCATCGACGAAAGCGCGTTCGTGCGCGCGACCTCGGCGACGTTCAAGCAGGGCATCCGCTTCGACGACTGGGTGCGCACGCCCGCCGAGGGCCGGTCGAGACATTATCTGCACCCGTTCGAGGCGCCCTATCATGGCGATGGGTACAGCCTCGTCTCCTATTGGCTGCTCCAGAATGAGGCGACGCGGCGGCCGTTCGCCGAGGCGATGACGATCCAGAACCGCGTCGCCGAGGCGCAGCGCGCGCCGAAGCGTCCCGGCGAGGGCGAGTTCACCGGCCCGCTGAACTATGCCTATCATTTCGACGCCGCACGGCTCGCCGAGGTGCTGTCGGCGGAGGCGCGTGCGATGGGGGTCGAGCATCTCCGCGGCACGCTGACCGGGGTCGGGCTCGATCCCGAAACCGGCGCGATCGACCATGTCGTGACGGCCGAGCATGGGACGCTGGCCGCCGACCTCTATATCGACTGTTCGGGTTTCCGCGCCGAGCTGATCGGCGGCGCGCTGCAATCGCCGTTCAAGGGTGTGCGCGACCAGCTGTTCACCGACCGCGCGCTCGCGTGCAAGCTGCCCTATGACCGCCCCGACGTTCCGATCGAAAGCTATACGATCGCGGCTGCGCACGAGGCGGGGTGGACGTGGGACATCGGGCTGGCCGGCGCGCGCGGCATCGGCTGCGTCTATTCGAGCGATCATTTGAGCGACGAGCGCGCCGCAGACATCCTCGCGGCCTATACCGGCGGGCGCAGCCATGACGTCAATGTCCGCTCGATCCCGTTCGAGGCGGGGTATCGCCCCGCGTCATGGATCAAGAATTGCGTCGCGGTGGGATTGTCGGGCGGCTTCCTCGAACCGCTCGAATCGACGGGGCTCGTGATGATCGAGACCGCGGCGGCGATGATTGCCGAGATGTTCCCGCTGGCCGGCCCGGTCGGCGCGCCCGCGCGGCGCTTCAACGAGCTGATGGCGGCGCGTTACGACAATACGATCAATTTCCTGAAGCTCCATTATTGCCTGAGCCAGCGCAAAGAAGCCTTCTGGCGCGACAATGGCGACCCGGCGTCGATCCCCGACCGTTTGCGGGAATTGCTCGAGGAATGGCGCTATCGCCCGCCGGGGCGCTTCGACTTCATCCTCGACCTCGAAAGCTTCGCCTTCTTTAATTACCAGTACATCCTCTATGGCATGGAATATCGCACCGACCTGTCGCCGGTGCGCGAGGAGTTTCCCGACACCGCCGCGGCCGAACGCATCTTTGCGCGGATCAAAAGCTTTGGCGACCGCGCCGCGAGCGAGCTGCCCGCGCACCGCGCGATGATCGACCAGATCAACGCGGGCGCGGTCACGGCCTGA
- a CDS encoding cation:proton antiporter — protein sequence MFDELLRAVGDVLGAHGPAVNSAASYTPTDFSIHFFLQIAVILIVCRAVGWAANKFLGQPQVVGEMIAGVLIGPSLFGLFFPEFQAALFPKETRSILYVCAQVGVGLYMFLVGTTLRLDHFQSKAKSAMGVSAAGIVAPFLFAALITPFLLDVPGLFTEGLSQGSATLFMGACIALTAFPMLARIINERGLANTALGTLTLTAGAFDDAVSWCVLAIVLATFGGGPGVALIAIIGGLSFALFMFFIGRKLLVPLGRIVEERGEMSDTMLSIVLMLFALCAFVMDAAGIHAVFGGFILGVCMPRGKLTEEIKRKISPITILLVPVFFTYSGLNTRLDTVNSLTLLALALGILLVSIAAKFGACWFAARIAGEDNRTALGIGALMNARGLMELIIINIGLQKGIIGPTLFSMMVLMAIVTTVMAGPLFEFVYGRKARETGELGQLGTDGPDEPQPAERLAAKPA from the coding sequence ATGTTCGATGAACTGCTCCGCGCGGTCGGCGATGTGCTCGGTGCGCACGGCCCGGCGGTCAATTCCGCGGCGAGCTATACGCCGACCGATTTCAGCATCCACTTCTTCCTCCAGATCGCGGTGATCCTGATCGTCTGCCGCGCTGTCGGCTGGGCGGCGAATAAATTCCTGGGGCAGCCGCAGGTCGTGGGCGAAATGATCGCCGGCGTCCTCATCGGCCCCTCGCTGTTCGGCCTCTTCTTCCCCGAATTTCAGGCGGCGCTCTTCCCCAAGGAAACGCGGAGCATCCTCTATGTTTGTGCGCAGGTCGGGGTGGGCCTGTACATGTTCCTCGTCGGCACCACGCTCCGCCTCGACCATTTCCAGTCGAAGGCGAAGAGCGCGATGGGCGTGTCGGCGGCGGGCATCGTCGCGCCCTTCCTGTTCGCCGCGCTGATCACGCCCTTCCTGCTCGACGTCCCCGGCCTCTTTACCGAAGGGCTGAGCCAGGGCAGCGCGACCTTGTTCATGGGCGCGTGCATCGCGCTCACCGCTTTCCCGATGCTCGCGCGCATTATCAACGAACGCGGCCTCGCGAACACCGCGCTCGGCACGCTCACGCTCACCGCCGGCGCGTTCGACGATGCGGTGTCGTGGTGCGTGCTCGCGATCGTGCTCGCGACCTTCGGCGGCGGCCCCGGCGTCGCGCTGATCGCGATTATCGGCGGGCTCAGCTTCGCGCTCTTCATGTTCTTCATCGGGCGCAAATTGCTCGTCCCGCTCGGCCGGATCGTCGAGGAACGCGGCGAGATGAGCGACACGATGCTGTCGATCGTCCTGATGCTCTTCGCGCTCTGCGCCTTCGTCATGGACGCCGCGGGCATCCACGCGGTGTTCGGCGGCTTCATCCTCGGCGTGTGCATGCCGCGCGGCAAGCTGACCGAAGAGATCAAGCGCAAGATCAGCCCGATCACCATCCTGCTCGTTCCGGTCTTCTTCACCTACTCGGGGCTCAACACGCGGCTCGACACGGTGAACAGCCTGACCTTGCTCGCGCTCGCGCTCGGCATCCTGCTCGTCTCGATCGCGGCGAAGTTCGGCGCGTGCTGGTTCGCCGCGCGGATCGCGGGCGAGGACAATCGCACCGCGCTCGGCATCGGCGCGCTGATGAATGCGCGCGGGCTGATGGAGCTGATCATCATCAACATCGGGCTTCAGAAAGGCATCATCGGCCCGACGCTCTTTTCGATGATGGTGCTGATGGCGATCGTCACCACGGTGATGGCGGGACCGCTGTTCGAATTCGTCTATGGCCGCAAGGCGCGCGAGACGGGCGAACTCGGCCAGCTCGGCACCGACGGCCCCGACGAGCCGCAACCTGCCGAACGGCTGGCCGCCAAGCCCGCGTGA
- a CDS encoding type II toxin-antitoxin system prevent-host-death family antitoxin — protein sequence MKRVTSRELNQDVSRAKRFALVEPVFVTDRGRPTHVLISIDAWRQLSGERENMVQLLAAPPGDIALDRALLRKALDGRG from the coding sequence ATGAAGCGCGTCACGAGCCGCGAACTCAATCAGGATGTTAGCCGTGCGAAGCGATTCGCGCTCGTCGAACCGGTGTTCGTCACCGACCGTGGACGGCCCACGCATGTCCTGATCAGCATCGACGCCTGGCGCCAGCTCAGCGGCGAGCGGGAGAATATGGTGCAGTTGCTCGCCGCCCCGCCCGGTGACATCGCGCTTGATCGCGCGCTCCTGCGCAAGGCGCTGGACGGGCGCGGCTGA
- a CDS encoding PIN domain-containing protein: MFLLDAEILFDLRHARADGDGAGLAGWAQRTSRQSMFLSALSLVELENAAALAAKQSKAAGAAWRDWIDGQVLPAFEGRVLPVDVTIARRRAALPLESDRDALLAATALEHGLTFVTYRGAAFRGARLKLLDPSRIAADAGEDGDWREATRARSPWIRSLFIRG, encoded by the coding sequence ATGTTCCTGCTCGACGCCGAAATATTGTTCGACCTGCGCCACGCCCGCGCCGACGGCGACGGCGCAGGGTTGGCGGGATGGGCGCAGCGCACCTCGCGGCAATCGATGTTCCTGTCGGCGCTCTCGCTCGTCGAGCTGGAAAATGCGGCCGCGCTCGCGGCGAAGCAAAGCAAGGCGGCGGGCGCCGCATGGCGCGACTGGATCGACGGGCAAGTGCTGCCCGCGTTCGAGGGCCGCGTCCTGCCGGTCGATGTGACCATCGCGCGCCGCCGCGCCGCGCTGCCGCTCGAAAGCGACCGCGACGCGCTCCTCGCCGCGACCGCGCTCGAACATGGGCTGACCTTCGTCACCTATCGCGGCGCGGCGTTTCGCGGCGCGCGGCTGAAACTGCTCGACCCCAGCCGCATCGCCGCCGATGCGGGCGAGGACGGCGACTGGCGCGAAGCGACGCGCGCGCGGTCACCGTGGATCCGGAGCCTGTTTATCCGGGGGTGA
- a CDS encoding GFA family protein yields MIEHHGSCHCGRVHLVLRDEPTEVSECNCSICRRTAGLWHYCPPKSVTVEGEGVAYQQGDRALDTWHCQACGCTTHWTPTDPNYQRMGVNLRMFEPDLWRDLPRRLVDGASY; encoded by the coding sequence ATGATCGAGCACCACGGCAGCTGCCATTGCGGGCGGGTTCACTTGGTACTGCGCGACGAGCCAACCGAAGTCAGCGAATGCAATTGCTCGATTTGTCGGCGTACCGCCGGACTGTGGCACTATTGCCCGCCGAAATCGGTCACGGTCGAGGGGGAAGGAGTAGCTTACCAGCAGGGTGATCGCGCACTCGACACGTGGCACTGCCAAGCCTGTGGCTGTACGACACACTGGACGCCAACTGATCCCAATTACCAGCGCATGGGAGTCAATCTCAGGATGTTCGAACCTGATTTGTGGCGCGATTTGCCGCGTCGTCTTGTTGATGGCGCGTCTTACTGA